In Nicotiana tabacum cultivar K326 chromosome 11, ASM71507v2, whole genome shotgun sequence, a single window of DNA contains:
- the LOC107766051 gene encoding protein BOLA2-like → MGVTKEQVESSLTAKLNPSHLEVIDTSGGCGAKFSIVIVTEQFEGKRLLERHRLVNGALAEEMKEIHALSITKAATPEQWKQQQESEKSQATA, encoded by the exons ATGGGGGTGACAAAGGAGCAGGTTGAATCTTCATTAACGGCAAAGCTAAACCCTTCTCATCTG gaAGTGATTGATACATCTGGGGG ATGTGGTGCAAAATTCTCGATTGTCATTGTGACTGAACAATTTGAAGGCAAAAGATTGCTGGAGAGGCACCGACTGGTTAATGGTGCACTAGCTGAGGAGATGAAGGAAATCCATGCTCTCTCTATTACAAAAGCTGCAACTCCAGAGCAGTGGAAACAACAGCAGGAATCTGAAAAATCTCAAGCAACTGCTTAA